ACATTCCGATCTTGCCTGCGATTCTCATGGTTTGTAGTCTGTAGCTCCGCAGGACACAGTGACTTAGTGTCTCTGTGGAGCTAAGTAAGGATAACAAGGATGTCAAGAATCCAGAGAGAGGCCTCATAATCTTAGTTTTCCCGAGTCTTAGGTGATTCTCACtctctaaaagtaaaaaaaaaaaaaaaaaaaatcctcacaaAGCCTTCACAGTCTGTCCCCAGACTACCTTCCTGGTCACATCAACTTCCATTCCCTCTTCTCACACCCTGGAGTCAAAACACAGAGTCATTTTTCACTCCTTGAACACTGCTCTTACTTTCATACCCGAGGCAGTATTGTTTCTTCTCTTTGGAAGTCTTTTCCGGCAACTTCAGATAATTGTCAGCCAATCTCTTATCAGTGTTTTAAAACCAGTTCAGACCAAAGGTAACCTCCTCTCCCAACACGCCCTGGTATCTCCAACAGTCTTATTCTCCACCACCATCCCCAccccccttccttttcttccttctttcctcccaaaCCAATCACTCTCTTGGTTGTCTTTTAATCTTTTGTGTGCGTCATTTAAAACAAAGTATTGAAATCATGCTTTTAAACCTGTGTCTTTGCCACAGGACTTTAAGCTTCTTAGAGCCAGACAATAGGGCCTTTTCCTCTTTATGTCCCCAGGATGCAGAGCACAGCCTTGTCCATTATATGCTTTCTGAAATAATGGCAGCTGAGCTGACTCTGAAGGATCTTGGAATGTGCCCTCAAAAGGCCATCATGGCGTTGATGAGATATGGATTGGCTAGAATCTCTAATTAAACTGTCCCTCGTCACTGACTTTAATAAGCCATGCTAGAATCTGAGAGGAATGAAAGCAGCTAGGATGGGAAATCTATTTACACTAGGCTTGGCCATCCTGAGGCCACCCTCCCTGCCTGCCCTGTGACTTACTCCTTGATATGTCATGTATGAATGGGTTCCAACATGAACTCCAGTTTGAGAAACCCTATGAGcttaagaagaaaggaaaagacgGGAGGAAACAATTTAAAGTGGGCCTGGGTTCTGTTCTATCGCCTTTGGTAGGTGGAGATTCACAAGGAGCCCAAAAGTTCCAAATCCTCAGCCCTCCTCCTTCCTGACCTTTCCTTCACTTGGATCTgatctttatttatgtatttatcccCACAGCAGGTCCATGCTTTATTCAGGGGCTTTatttaaatgctttcaaatttccACTTGCATGATGCTGCTGCTTTTCTTGATTCCTGCTCGAGGAGCAGGTCCCTAGAGGTCAAGTGTATGTGACACTTACCCTCATATTCCTACCTAGGGTGGATGTCAAGAGCCTCAGGAGAACCCTTCACAGATTGTCAGGAGTGTTTCCTGCAGATAGCCCTGTACAGAGCATCCCTAACCTCTTTGTTCCTCAGGGTGTAGACCACGGGGTTCAGGAGAGGGGTAATGACAGTGTAGGACACAGAGATCAGCTGGTCCTCATCCCTGGTGTTCTCTGACTTGGGCTTGAGGTAGGCGATGGAGGCACAGCCATAGTGGACGATGACCACCGTAAGGTGGGAGGCACAGGTGGCGAAGGTCTTCTTCCGGCCCTCAGCTGAAGCGATCTTTAGGATGGTGGAGATGATGAGAACATAGGAGATGAAGACCAGGCCCATAGGTACCACTAGCACCAGCACACTGATGACCAAAGTCAGGATCTCATTGACAGTGGTGTCGATGCAGGAGAGCTTCATCACGGGTCGgatgtcacagaagaagtgggCCACCTTGGTGGCACAGAAGGGCAGTCTGAACACAGCTGACACCTGTGTTACTGCTACAATTAGGCCAATGCTGCAGGCACCCCCCCCACCAGCTGGAAGCACACCCTCTTGTTCATGATAATTGTGTATCTCAGGgggttgcagatggccacataacGGTCATACCCCATGGCTGTGAGCAGGAAGCAGTTAGTGATCCCAAAGGTTACAAAAAAGAACATCTGTGTGGCACAACCTGCCAACGATATGGACTGGCTCATACCCACAAGACTGGATAGCATCCTTGGGAGAATGACCAATGTATAGACGGTCTCTGAAGTGGATAGCATGCTTAGGAACAAGTACATGGGTGTGTGAAGATGGCGGTCAATTCGTATGATGGTCACAATGATGACATTGCCTGCTAGCATGAAGATGTAGAGTTTAAGGAACACCACAAAAAGGGTCATCTGGTGCTCATGGAAACTGGAGAAAGTTTGGAAAGTAAACTCAGTGATGATTGAGTAGTTTTCTCTCTTCATTAAGTAGTCACAAAATCTGAAGTGTGGAAGAATAAAAGTTATATAGTTTCAGGAGTTTAAGCGCCTTTCTGAAATTGATTGAATTAAGTTCTCAGCTATAAATCTGGGG
This sequence is a window from Marmota flaviventris isolate mMarFla1 chromosome 10, mMarFla1.hap1, whole genome shotgun sequence. Protein-coding genes within it:
- the LOC114104569 gene encoding LOW QUALITY PROTEIN: olfactory receptor 10J1-like (The sequence of the model RefSeq protein was modified relative to this genomic sequence to represent the inferred CDS: deleted 2 bases in 1 codon), which translates into the protein MKRENYSIITEFTFQTFSSFHEHQMTLFVVFLKLYIFMLAGNVIIVTIIRIDRHLHTPMYLFLSMLSTSETVYTLVILPRMLSSLVGMSQSISLAGCATQMFFFVTFGITNCFLLTAMGYDRYVAICNPLRYTIIMNKRVCFQLVGGACSIGLIVAVTQVSAVFRLPFCATKVAHFFCDIRPVMKLSCIDTTVNEILTLVISVLVLVVPMGLVFISYVLIISTILKIASAEGRKKTFATCASHLTVVIVHYGCASIAYLKPKSENTRDEDQLISVSYTVITPLLNPVVYTLRNKEVRDALYRAICRKHS